The following are encoded in a window of Brevibacillus sp. DP1.3A genomic DNA:
- the guaB gene encoding IMP dehydrogenase, whose product MREDKFVKEGLTFDDVLLIPGKSEVLPRDVDLRVQLSENVKLNIPLISAGMDTVTESGLAIAMARQGGIGIVHKNMSIEQQASEVDRVKRSESGVITNPFSLSQEHTVEEANALMGKYRISGVPIVDDNQKLIGILTNRDLRFVHDFSIKIKEVMTKENLVTAPVGTTLQQAELILQQHKIEKLPLVDENNTLRGLITIKDIEKAIQYPHAAKDKQGRLLCGAAVGVSADTFERTAALVQAGVDVLVIDTAHGHSKGVLETVKAVRKEYPTLTIVAGNVATGQATRDLIEAGASVVKVGIGPGSICTTRVVAGIGVPQITAIHDCAQVAREYNIPIIADGGIKYSGDLPKAIGAGASVIMIGSLFAGTEESPGEFEIFQGRRFKVYRGMGSIGAMKAGSKDRYFQENAQKLVPEGIEGRVPYKGPLADVTYQLIGGLRAGMGYCGAKTIEDLIQNSQFVRITGAGLRESHPHDVQITKESPNYSIS is encoded by the coding sequence GTGCGGGAAGACAAATTTGTTAAAGAGGGCTTAACGTTTGACGATGTATTGCTCATTCCAGGAAAATCTGAAGTTTTGCCAAGGGATGTTGATCTACGAGTACAATTGAGTGAGAATGTGAAGCTGAATATTCCTCTGATCAGTGCTGGTATGGACACCGTAACGGAGTCTGGACTTGCAATCGCCATGGCTCGCCAAGGTGGTATCGGGATTGTCCATAAAAACATGTCCATCGAGCAACAAGCAAGCGAAGTAGATCGTGTAAAACGCTCTGAAAGTGGCGTTATTACTAATCCATTCTCTTTGTCTCAAGAGCATACCGTCGAAGAAGCGAATGCTCTCATGGGTAAATATCGTATCTCCGGTGTTCCGATTGTCGATGACAATCAAAAGCTGATCGGAATTCTCACCAACCGCGATCTGCGCTTTGTACATGACTTCTCCATCAAGATCAAAGAGGTTATGACCAAGGAAAACCTGGTGACGGCTCCTGTCGGTACCACATTGCAACAGGCAGAATTGATTTTGCAACAACATAAGATCGAAAAGCTCCCGTTGGTGGATGAGAACAACACTCTGCGTGGACTCATTACGATTAAAGATATTGAAAAGGCCATCCAATACCCGCATGCAGCAAAAGATAAACAAGGGCGCTTGCTGTGCGGTGCTGCTGTTGGGGTATCTGCTGACACGTTTGAGCGCACAGCTGCACTGGTACAAGCTGGCGTGGACGTATTGGTGATCGATACCGCTCATGGGCATTCCAAAGGCGTACTTGAAACGGTAAAAGCAGTTCGCAAAGAATACCCAACGCTCACAATCGTCGCAGGAAACGTTGCAACTGGACAAGCTACTCGCGATCTGATCGAAGCTGGGGCATCTGTGGTGAAGGTTGGTATCGGTCCTGGTTCCATTTGTACAACTCGTGTAGTAGCAGGTATCGGTGTTCCTCAAATTACAGCGATCCACGATTGTGCACAAGTAGCGCGAGAGTACAATATTCCAATTATTGCCGACGGCGGCATTAAATACTCCGGTGATTTGCCAAAAGCAATTGGTGCAGGTGCTTCTGTGATCATGATCGGCAGTCTGTTCGCCGGTACAGAAGAAAGCCCGGGCGAATTCGAGATTTTCCAAGGTCGTCGTTTCAAGGTATATCGCGGAATGGGATCGATTGGCGCGATGAAAGCCGGCAGTAAGGACCGTTACTTCCAAGAGAACGCACAAAAGCTCGTTCCGGAAGGGATCGAAGGCCGTGTTCCTTACAAAGGCCCATTGGCGGATGTCACGTATCAGTTGATTGGTGGACTGCGTGCAGGTATGGGATACTGCGGAGCGAAGACCATCGAAGATTTGATTCAAAACTCCCAGTTCGTCCGCATTACCGGTGCTGGCTTGCGTGAGAGCCACCCACACGATGTACAAATTACAAAAGAATCACCTAACTACTCGATTTCCTAA